The proteins below come from a single Stomoxys calcitrans chromosome 1, idStoCalc2.1, whole genome shotgun sequence genomic window:
- the LOC106087880 gene encoding protein artichoke — protein sequence MKKKRGSRLLRINGPWRDWSSWLFYCWLLCYLIASVRAEGCPPSEAILPCRCSLRGKEIQIWCSHSNLPQIIDGLKAVERNVKGPIDELVLENNQLPALPGRFFGSLQIVRLMLRYNIIERVSNGWLNELENSLVEIYIVEPQLRSIPVESLNGMINMVAITIQSDELKHLPDFSGLLSLTYLSVQSRSLTELQPQWFRHLPKLQNIHITGGENLNRLESGLFDGMISLKNIDLSRNGINWIHLRALARLPNLVSLKLSYNQISDVGMVGRVVKDLENLKKLRLDHNIINIIEDGSFVDLPHLSELHLNDNRITEIEYGAFLRTPMLKTIYLHNNHIKRIHPESFMQASGSGVETMYIYNNEIDDTSELRSLLEALPALKFLDISNNFLRDIHYGALRGHGTLEQLHINNNQLRNIERDALMAMPALRELRMRNNSLSHDLPMPFWNLPGLKGLDLSLNNFRWVDSFLLAGLPSLRRLDLSENDLSKLDPTTYIHNPMLETLNISLNELEVVHPATFRNLDRLFEVDASFNQMLEMIPGLPKIVERISVRGNLIAHLPASKSLNLPNLRMLDISLNRLEHLPKYAFQGLPQLRVLSLANNRLRSLDDTVFIGSNRLELLHLQENHLMIIDERALLPLSELRNLNMNANKLSSITDNLFSNNSKLEQLDLSRNSIRTISPLAFESQKSLEYLDLSANALSDMSISLANLMSLKDIDLSYNQITHIHSEVVAAWRQVVEIRLSNNLITELNRGTFRNLIKLQYLDLSSNEIQHVEQGALKNLPELQEFVLADNKLSELKEHAFEDLPNLLASHFQYNNLRFISSESFFNSPSMVFLNLSNNHFRNMENIGLRSMRNLEVLDLSTNAVRTVHTMPLKLLNWLVELKMDNNEICRIQGSPFETMPRLRVLSMRNNRLRSVKERTFRNLRGNIAIIDMDGNPIDCSCEMQWLSVWLQETNFPYPGPKCQDGRLLRSSRIDKNLCNNLADNQQRNGAVAYGESDGSVGLNNLPLLNEHGDIFQRELQNYNDECEAYELPPAERPLAGESEYFYDQYVDYPPGANETFSPQSHHSNAHDNPALSSHISTSNTVLHAHKKPSIPNSTSVSPNVDLNNTILNTNHFKKKPGLQNSPYASSPFTFFGYPIPSLSLGRFFGANERGRKDRGEHGGLGVADRNPSTTTTEMPATHRMFTGSHGKVRMYQPNSAEFEKYLKNKDDLEDEKHQQYFDINGRKRLTDISSDETSSSSENPSSVFKTGFRVPSSVERGGFKPIVPEHTVGGFIPVHDPSRRRGTVEVLASSSSKIDKTKRLNQITANESELKNRMPIVTTTTISSITQSSMSEEMESQTYYVTENDMEETTTFRPLSTLRKYQPSITTTSSTTTTTTVAPSTTTTNQPTASDSFDSELYDDLEAQSVTMMKPPPLVQTTTSETILLIPPPEELVEQIKRQSWKHTTPNPPESQETHDFVTTITTSTTTTSTTSVQHSTTSPPLPYLPRPGGAARSTVTKVHHHHNLPTAEEYQRTTPSLTNKSLQQQQRRTTEEPQLTANAQKRDEPSSIDRMDRKDGMDWYYESFKKSRAFGSTKPAFTGSSSLKSSAAENRYVQTFSTVLSLIALIIHKCFIHTIAM from the exons ATGAAGAAGAAACGCGGCAGCCGTCTGTTAAGGATAAATGGTCCATGGCGAGATTGGAGCAGTTGGCTGTTTTATTGTTGGCTGTTGTGTTATCTAATAGCAAGTGTAAGGGCCGAAGGTTGCCCGCCATCAGAAGCCATATTGCCATGTCGATGTTCGCTGAGAGGCAAagaaatacaaatatg GTGCTCTCACAGCAATTTACCCCAAATCATAGATGGCCTTAAGGCTGTAGAACGTAACGTCAAGGGACCAATTGATGAGCTAGTGCTGGAAAATAATCAATTACCTGCCTTGCCAGGCCGTTTCTTTGGCTCTTTACAAATTGTCCGCCTTATGTTGAGGTACAACATCATCGAGAGGGTTTCGAATGGTTGGCTAAATGAGCTGGAAAATAGCTTGGTGGAAATTTATATAGTGGAGCCTCAGCTGCGCAGCATACCAGTGGAGAGTTTAAATGGCATGATTAATATGGTGGCTATTACCATACAAAGTGATGAATTGAAACATCTACCCGACTTTTCGGGCTTATTAAGTCTCACCTATTTGAGCGTACAAAGTAGATCCTTGACTGAGCTACAGCCTCAGTGGTTTAGACATTTGCCCAAGTTACAAAATATCCACATAACAGGTGGAGAAAACCTTAACCGTTTAGAATCGGGTCTATTCGATGGCATGAtatctttgaaaaatattgaCTTGAGTCGCAATGGCATCAATTGGATACACCTGAGGGCCTTGGCCCGTTTGCCCAACTTGGTTAGTTTGAAATTGTCCTATAACCAGATAAGCGATGTGGGCATGGTGGGACGAGTTGTAAAGGACttggaaaatttgaaaaaactaCGTTTAGATCATAATATTATTAACATCATAGAAGATGGCTCGTTTGTGGATTTACCACATCTCAGCGAGTTACATTTGAATGATAATCGCATTACAGAAATAGAATATGGAGCCTTTCTAAGGACTCCCATGTTGAAGACCATTTATTTGCATAATAATCACATCAAACGCATTCATCCTGAGTCATTTATGCAGGCTTCTGGCTCCGGGGTGGAGACAATGTACATCTACAACAACGAAATCGATGATACCTCTGAGTTAAGGTCTTTGCTAGAGGCTTTACCGGCGCTCAAGTTTTTGGACATTAGTAATAATTTTCTGAGAGACATACATTATGGAGCTCTACGAGGTCATGGTACCTTGGAGCAATTGCATATTAATAATAACCAACTGAGGAATATCGAGCGGGATGCGTTGATGGCCATGCCTGCTTTAAGGGAGTTGCGCATGCGAAACAACAGCTTGTCGCATGATTTACCCATGCCTTTTTGGAATTTGCCCGGGCTGAAAGGGCTTGATTTGTCTTTGAATAACTTCAGATGGGTAGATTCCTTTCTGTTGGCTGGTTTGCCTTCCTTGCGTCGACTGGATTTAAGTGAAAACGACCTAAGCAAGCTGGATCCCACAACTTACATACACAATCCTATGTTGGAAACTTTGAATATCTCCCTTAATGAATTGGAGGTGGTACATCCTGCTACGTTTCGTAATTTGGACCGTTTGTTTGAGGTTGATGCTAGCTTTAACCagatgttggaaatgataccggGGTTGCCAAAAATTGTGGAGCGCATATCGGTAAGAGGAAACCTTATTGCCCACCTGCCGGCCAGTAAGTCTTTGAATTTGCCAAATTTACGTATGCTGGATATTAGTTTAAATCGACTGGAACATCTTCCGAAATATGCATTTCAAGGTTTACCGCAGCTTCGAGTGCTGAGTTTGGCTAACAATCGCCTACGATCTCTGGATGATACAGTTTTCATAGGCTCCAATCGTTTGGAGCTGTTGCATTTGCAAGAAAATCATCTAATGATTATAGATGAGCGAGCTCTACTGCCCCTCTCTGAGCTAAGGAATCTTAATATGAATGCCAATAAATTGTCTTCCATAACCGATAATTTGTTTTCCAACAACTCTAAATTGGAGCAATTAGATTTATCGCGCAACAGCATAAGAACGATATCGCCTTTGGCCTTTGAGTCTCAAAAATCATTGGAATATTTAGATTTATCAGCCAATGCCCTGTCCGACATGTCCATTAGTTTGGCCAATTTGATGAGTTTGAAAGACATCGATCTGAGCTACAATCAAATAACGCATATACATTCAGAGGTGGTGGCCGCTTGGCGCCAGGTGGTGGAAATACGCCTATCCAATAATCTTATAACTGAGCTGAACCGAGGAACCTTCCGCAATCTGATCAAATTGCAGTACTTGGATTTGTCCAGCAATGAGATCCAACATGTGGAGCAGGGGGCCCTGAAAAACTTACCAGAACTGCAGGAATTTGTTTTGGCGGATAATAAATTGTCGGAGCTAAAGGAGCATGCCTTTGAGGATTTGCCCAATCTCTTGGCCTCACATTTCCAATATAACAATTTGAGATTTATCTCCTCGGAAAGTTTCTTCAATTCTCCCTCCATGGTGTTTCTCAATTTATCCAATAATCATTTTCGCAATATGGAAAATATTGGGCTACGCAGCATGCGTAATTTGGAGGTATTGGACTTGTCCACAAATGCGGTGAGAACGGTGCACACGATGCCTTTGAAGTTGCTGAATTGGTTGGTGGAATTGAAAATGGACAACAATGAAATTTGCCGTATACAG GGTTCACCTTTTGAGACCATGCCTCGCCTAAGGGTGCTATCGATGCGTAATAATCGTTTACGTTCAGTTAAGGAACGCACCTTCCGAAATCTGAGAGGGAACATTGCCATTATAGACATGGACG GCAACCCCATTGATTGCTCCTGCGAAATGCAATGGCTTTCGGTTTGGCTGCAAGAGACCAATTTCCCTTATCCGGGACCCAAATGCCAGGATGGGCGCCTCTTGCGCTCTTCACGCATAGATAAAAACCTTTGTAATAATTTGGCCGACAACCAACAGCGAAACGGTGCCGTAGCCTATGGCGAATCTGATGGAAGCGTGGGTCTTAACAACTTGCCTTTGCTAAATGAGCATGGCGACATCTTCCAAAGAGAATTGCAAAATTACAATGATGAATGTGAAGCCTATGAATTGCCTCCGGCTGAGCGACCCTTGGCTGGTGAAAGCGAATATTTTTATGATCAATATGTAGACTATCCACCGGGTGCAAATGAAACTTTCAGCCCCCAATCGCACCACTCTAATGCTCACGATAATCCCGCTTTGAGCTCCCATATTTCTACAAGCAATACCGTGCTGCATGCCCACAAGAAACCTTCGATTCCTAATTCAACATCGGTCAGCCCAAATGTGGATCTGAACAACACCATACTCAATACGAATCATTTCAAAAAGAAGCCTGGCTTGCAAAATTCGCCCTATGCCTCTTCGCCCTTTACATTTTTCGGTTATCCCATACCCAGTTTAAGTTTAGGCAGATTTTTTGGTGCCAATGAAAGGGGCCGAAAAGATAGGGGTGAACATGGTGGTTTGGGTGTGGCAGATAGGAATCCCTCCACCACTACCACAGAAATGCCTGCAACGCATCGCATGTTTACAGGGTCCCACGGTAAAGTGCGTATGTATCAACCAAATAGTGCCGAatttgaaaagtatttaaaaaacaaGGACGATTTAGAGGATGAGAAGCATCAGCAGTATTTCGATATAAATGGACGCAAAAGATTAACTGACATATCATCCGACGAAACTTCATCTAGTTCGGAAAATCCCTCCAGTGTTTTCAAAACAGGTTTTAGGGTCCCTTCAAGTGTAGAGAGGggaggttttaagcccatagtTCCAGAACATACTGTGGGTGGCTTTATCCCAGTGCATGATCCCTCCAGACGTAGAGGTACCGTGGAAGTTTTGGCGTCTTCATCATCGAAAATAGATAAAACCAAACGTTTAAATCAAATTACCGCCAATGAATCTGAATTGAAAAATAGAATGCCCATTGTAACAACCACAACAATTAGTTCGATCACACAATCCTCCATGTCGGAGGAGATGGAGTCGCAGACCTATTATGTCACAGAAAATGATATGGAGGAAACCACAACATTTAGACCATTGTCTACCCTTAGAAAATATCAACCTTCCATAACCACCACTAGCagtacaaccacaacaacaacagtggcTCCCAGCACTACCACCACCAACCAGCCTACGGCTAGTGATTCCTTTGATTCAGAGTTATACGATGATCTGGAGGCACAATCGGTGACTATGATGAAACCGCCCCCATTGGTGCAGACCACAACTTCAGAAACAATTTTGCTGATACCGCCACCTGAGGAGCTGGTGGAACAAATCAAGCGTCAATCATGGAAGCATACAACGCCAAATCCCCCAGAATCCCAAGAAACACATGATTTTGTAACCACTATAACTACATCGACGACAACAACCAGTACAACATCGGTACAACATTCCACTACATCGCCACCCTTGCCCTATCTGCCCAGACCGGGAGGGGCGGCCCGATCCACAGTGACCAaagttcatcatcatcataatttACCCACAGCCGAGGAGTACCAACGCACTACCCCCAGTCTCACCAACAAAtcattgcaacaacaacaacgacgtaCCACAGAAGAGCCCCAGCTGACAGCCAATGCACAAAAGCGTGACGAGCCTAGTAGCATTGATCGCATGGATCGCAAGGATGGCATGGATTGGTATTACGAaagcttcaagaagtcaagggcTTTTGGTTCGACAAAGCCTGCATTCACGGGTTCCAGTTCTTTGAAAAGTTCTGCAGCTGAAAACCGATATGTGCAAACCTTCAGTACTGTCCTATCACTCATTGCCTTGATTATACACAAATGTTTCATTCATACAATCGCTATGtaa